aagagctggcgacttcctcgctcaacgtatcagcattgcgatacagcgaggaaatgtcgccagtattcttggtacaatgcctcaagggcctattttagacattagctagcttttaagtttagtcttagtttcttatataattatgtaaatatgttcatgtaaataaagagtttatcCTACTACTATCATATAAATATGATCATAGAATTCATAGATGATCAAAATTTAATCCTATTTCTGTGAAAATATTATGATAGTCTGATACGGCCTAACATGGGGGTACAATAGGTAAGGGACTTTTTAAGGGATAGCtgaccgctgggcgagtaactataaacatcgccgtgtctcttttatttacacgagagTGATTATCTTCTGttcgttttgtttttatatctcatagtttactagctcgcggtgggaccagtgccatacgACCGCAAAATATGTGACTATTGGACTTCATATCAGGTATTTTAAGTCTTAGTTAGACTACATTTAATTGTAGATgattataacataattatacaatatCAGTAAATCAATATCAATCAATAAATCAACGAGTTTCATTATGATATTCTTCCAATTTCTTTTCTGCTTCCAGCATCTTCTCCGCTACTTCCTCTGCCGTCAACTGAAACCCTCCAGGAATTGGACCAATAAACGAATCCGATTTACCATCTGCTTTTAAAACCAACCAATCAGCTCCTTGCAATGCTTCGTCATCCGCGTGTTCAAAAGTAACCTCTCTTTTAAAGATATTACGTTCAGTTCTCCGTGGACTTATTTCACCGCCATCTAGCGGTGATTCCCGGAAGGTAGTAACGTCGTTTTTCTCTAGGACCTCTGGTTTGACTTGGAGCATCCCGATTATGTGGTTGAAGAGTGCGGGCAGGTTTTCTAAAGCGTTTAGGTATTGCCGTTGGGAAGGCTCCGAGCCTATAAAACACATTATATTGATAATTGCAATGACTTTTTACGTAGTATGATTCAAGACTTTAAACTTTTTGACACACTACCGGACACGTTTAAATAGAAAATGCCAATCGAAACTGAAATTCGTGTACgaaaaacaatagttatttgttatacaagggggcaaagttgtattttaacacacgagaagtaaaatacatttgcacccgagtgtaacacaaaaattttcccctcactatagcgaggaaactacaacgcaaaaaatgcgtttatcactgcttccagcagttccacaggtggtaaatcatctttattactagattcacctacttttatcaatttaaaagcagttattttgactttattcaaggtcaaattactttacccactagtggataaaatgcgttttacccgctggtattaaaggacaaagcacgtgtttccgagct
Above is a window of Leguminivora glycinivorella isolate SPB_JAAS2020 chromosome 19, LegGlyc_1.1, whole genome shotgun sequence DNA encoding:
- the LOC125236724 gene encoding uncharacterized protein LOC125236724, with amino-acid sequence MLRCGVLVLILVVYVWGEAGEGSEPSQRQYLNALENLPALFNHIIGMLQVKPEVLEKNDVTTFRESPLDGGEISPRRTERNIFKREVTFEHADDEALQGADWLVLKADGKSDSFIGPIPGGFQLTAEEVAEKMLEAEKKLEEYHNETR